From the Colletotrichum lupini chromosome 1, complete sequence genome, the window GCGTCAGCGACTCGGTGATTTGGGCGTGAAGACTGCCCGCCATGGTGACGTAGTGTACAGCAGAGCTATCGTTTTCTGAGCATCGTCGTCTCTAGCTTGCAGAGAAAAGGAACTGATATCAACCCAGAGTGTAGGAGTGAGACGGAGATGTGTGGGTGGAATTTCGGACCTTAACAACAGACCGCTCAGGAGTCGACGATTGGTAATGCTGGTTTGGGCTTTAGGTCATGACGCGCTGGCTGCATTGGCGGCTAGGCTAGAGCCTGTCATTTGGACGGGACTTGAGCTGCCGGCGGATACCTACAGCTCTACTTTAATCAGGTAGCTACATTTCTTTTTTCAGCTGCCTCCAATAGTCTCTGACAACGAACAACATCCCCCCTCCAAAGTTCCTTATTATGCCCCTCGCTGGGCACCGTTTGCTCCCCACAAGAGCTCTTGATTGGAACTTTGGGAGCATGTCTGTCGAATCCTGCCTGCTTAAGCGAGGCACGCTGTGACCTGTTTCAGGTACGTGCCGTCTCATCTTTGCTCTGGGTCGGGAGGTAACCTAACACGATGGCACCGGATTCACATGCAGATCATGTTAGTGCAGGTTCGTGGAGGGGTGGAATAGCATATGCAGGGTATCGCTTCCTCTTGTCTCGAACCTTGCTTAGAAAGGCTAGGTGTATCGGGGTGGTCTCCGCCATCGCACTCGTATTGGCCGTGTTTCTCAAGGGCAAAGAAGCGGAAAAGACATAAGGTCATCCTTCACACAAACCGAGAGCTGTTGAATATCGAACGAAAACGAGTTTATTTTACTCAATGCCTGTCTCCCGTGCAGCACAGGGGAGTCGTTGGTGAGCTTCTGAAGAATTGAGTTGGAAACTTCCAGCCCTCCATGGATTCTCCTTGAGAGCAGTGAAGGCCTTCATCATTTCTGCATGTGGCCATCCGTTGTCATCTCAATGAAAGCTTGCCCACCCTTCCGGCTGAGCCGGACGCCCAGCAGACTCGGCCGTAAACGCACTCGACAGCGTCAAACGAGCCTGTGTCAAATGTAACCCAAGTCTTTCCAGCATCAAGCGTGATGTCGGAGCCAGATGGTCCAACTGCGACAGCCACCCCACACAGCCCCGGGGCCCATGATGAGCCCGATCGGTATCCGCCCGGAAACACCTCCGACGCGGTCCAGGTCTCTCCGCCATCCTCGGACCATGCTGATGTATGGAGTGAACCATTGTCCACGTTGAAGTCGCCTCCAGTTGCAATGCCGTTTTGCGCGTCTCTGAATCGTACCGAGAACACCCCAGCCGAGGCACCACCCGCAATCGCACTGCTCGAGACATCCCACTCATAACCGTTTGCGCTCTGGAAGACCCTGCCGGGATCAATGCCACCCGATGCAAGATACCAACGACCCGCTGCGGTAGAGATGCAAGTCCCGCTGGCTGCGAATCCGAATTCGCCCTCTAAAGCAGAGGGCATGCCGCTGGGGTCCACGATGGTCCAGGTGTTACCCCCATCGAGCGTCTCAATCAATCGAAACTTGCCATCGACTGGGTCGCTCACGGCAATGCCCCTCTCATCGTCTTCAAATTCGACGCAGTTGAAAAACGCCGATGCCTCCTCATTGGCGAAACTCTGCGTCCAAGACTCTCCTCCATTCTTCGTGATGTAAATGCGCGAGTCCGCTCCTTCGCCAATAGATAGGATGATTGCCTTTTCGGCCGAGAAGGCCTGCACGTCACGGAACTGCAGGTCGGCGTCTTCGGTCGACAATTCGGGACCAACTGATTGCCACGAAGCACCGCCGTCGGTGGTGCGAAGAACCGTTCCTCCTGTACCAGACACCCAGGCTATTTGGTCCGACACAGGTGACAATCCTCGGAATTGTTGTTGACTGTTGACCGGTAGAATGTCCCATTTCAGAGTCAGGTTCATGTTCCGCTCATGGACACCTCGCGTCACTGCAAGAGGGGACGCGCTCGCGACAAGAGTTGAGATGAGTGCAAGAAGGCGCCTCATCATGGCAGTATAGAGTTGGGATTCATCAGTTTGATAGGGGTAAGAAGAGGGGATCGTTCAAGAGAATTGGGTCTGTACCTAAAGTGCGTATACTTGTCAAGGCGGGGTTCGGGTTGTTTTGTGGTATACCAGCCTCCTCATTTCGGTGATTGCCATCTCAACATCCTTTTTGCAGATCACTGACGACCTTCCAATTTGGGCCACATCGTCTGGCGATGTTTCTTCGTCCGGACCCACTCACCAGTGCCATGGTCCTGGGATCTGTCATCTTAGAAACACGATCGCTCGTGTCCTCGATGCACCTATTCCTAGCTTACAATGTGTGTCCAAAATTCTTGATTTGGGTGGTGCTTTGCAATTCTTTCTCATCGTTTTTTTCACTCATTGGCCTCGGCTAGATACTCAAGCATCAATGTGCAAGCTCCAGAAATGTGTGCGTAGTAAAAAATTCAACCACGGCCTTGTTGATTCTCAACTACCACAGTCACCCCTCAATTGATGGTAGGTATGTACACATGCACCAGATATCATCGAGTACCAAGTCCTTTCTGCTCTGTGAGAACTTTGGGAGGTTGTCGTCTGTCCAGCTTCCCTCACTTGCCTCCTGTAGTGAATTCGCCGTTCGCGATAGCGTCAgtgatctcttcgtcagcGCTGAAGTAGACGTCTAGATCGCTGCGTTTCTCTAACAAGAGGTCAGCTACCATGCGGCCAAAAACGATCTCGCCAGCTTCCCCCAAGTGGGTTCTATCGGTGCTAGCCAGGTTATAGTACTGGGCGTTTTCCTCCCCTATGGCGCTGACATAGTCGGTACTCGCAAGGTTGAGATCAAGCCACCTAACGCTGCTGGCCTTTGCCGCTGCGATCGTTTTGCCCCTCCATTCAGCAAGATCTCGAACCACTTCGCCATCTTCGAAGCGACGGCGAGTAAGAGACGTGATGAAGATCTAGGCATGGTATTAGTCGCCAGATTTGGTACACTGCAAATGAAGTGCGAACCCACCGGAGTCGCCCCGGCGTCCTTGAGCTCGGTCGCGATATTAACCAGATTGGCCCTGAACTCATCCAAAGTAAGACTCTTCTGGTCATTGTGGCCAAACTGGATAGTGACAACTGGCTCGTAGTCTGCCCTAGTGTCGTTGATACCCTGCAAGAGTGAAGCCCAGCGGCCGTTTGACTTCCAGGAGACGGTGGTAGAACCACTTTTGCCCCTGTTCTCGCCCTTTGCAAAGTCTTTGAGGTAAGACAGGAAGCCGTCACCCCAACCTCCATTGACCGCCACGGTGGAATCGCCGATGAGAAAGAAAAACGGCGGCTTCTTGGCTCGAGCCACGGCCGACCCCATGGCCATCGTCGCCGCCAATGCGAGAATTGATGTAAAGACGGTGAATCTCATTACGCGAAGTTTGTAAGCTGGAAAGCTAGTGATGACGAAGAAATTGTGATTTTGTTGACGATGCCTGAATGCACTTGGTTCATCAAGCTTGATGACCTCTCGGAATTCTGAGAGTTCTTCGATCTGACTTTCGATATTTATAGCTTTGATAGCCCCCTCATACGTCTCTCATGAGCATACGACCTCTCATCTTTGAGGACTCCCATGATGGTCACGGACCATATGATGGCTGAGTCCACCAGTTGAGTCTCAACCTTTCGACCGAGACGACATGTCGAGCTGAACTGATGCCATCTCATGTACATTATTGCGCGTAGACGCGGGGCCCCATGGTGAACTTGCCGGCATATTTCGTTTTTCTCGGAGCAAAGGAAACTTTGGCGTCCACGATCAACGCATATCCGGGCAAAACATTCGTGCCAACCCTTTATTGCAGCATTTGTAACAAATTGGAGTTGCCCGCTCTTTGGAAGAGACACCCGCACAATCATTGCCCCGAAGTGGCATACATATATTGAACTACATCCCTGTAGATGCTGTCTTCGGGCTAATGCGGGTCGCTCCGTTCAACCATACCAGGTTCCTAGCCACCTAGTGTGGGTGTTTTCAGGTGAGCCGTAGTGATCGTCGTCTGCGTGTCCAGATCTGCCGGACTGACGGGGCAAGTCTGTCGGATTCCAGGACCAGGTTGGAAAAACAAATTTCACATTCCGGACGAGATGTCCGATACGTGCAGTTTATCCATGACGAGGTCCCTGGCCTGGAAGATTGTCTCCCAACAAAGCCACCTCCATGAACTGATATTCCACATTACAAAGATGAGATTGAGAGTTTTTCGTGGAATACACGACTGTCAATAATCTGAAGCGTGGATATAGTAAAGGTATGGAGCTTTGCTGCTTCGCCCTGCCGGCAAGCGAAAAGGTGAACTACGAAGCATTTGAGGGATTCATCCGTTTCTGGCTAGTCAGATTCACTCAAGCCAGGAAAATATTCACTACAATGATCTTCTCATCTGGAGAAGACATAGGAGTAGGTAGGTCGAGGTAACATACGTTCTTAGGCCACTATTCCACTGGGGACATGAACAATGGAGTAGGCCCAAGGCAGATACGAAGCGATGAAGACGTATTTTAACTGAAACCACATCTAATTAAACGCATCTGCCGTAAAGAGGTTTCACGAATAAGGATGAAAGAAAGATCAGGTTCGATCATCAAAGCATGGCGTCCTCGTGGCAGTAGGCTAGGACCAAGTCTAAAGTTACACCCGTGCTCCAACTGTCAGCGTGTCAGCGCGCAGGAATGAAAATTTCAGGATCAGCGTAACGCCTGTCCACTGCATTCTGATGGGTTTCACCAATACGCTAAACTTCTGAAAACGTGACTGTCATCCATCGGATTCCCACCTGGGCTCTTGGCGTGGAGATAGCTATACCTTAATCAGACTCAAACCCCTGTGTTAAGAAGCGTGCCCACATCTCAACATGCGGACTGCTCCGTCAAACCCGCACGAGGGGCATCAAAGGGATATCGAGCGGAGAAGTCTTAAGAATTGCCAGGGAAACATATTGAGTCTTGAGGTAATAGCCAGTAGTCCAGCTTGATTATTGTCTTCACCTTTTGCTTTCGCTCTTGATCATACACTTTTCAGTGTCGTCGCCTTTTATACCAGCCTGCCTGCATCTTACTCGCTCATTTGAGAACCGACTTGAGCCAATTCTCTTCTACCTTAGCAACATGAAGTTCGCGAATATCTTGGCAGTTACCGGTACAGCTGGTGCCTACACCGTCACCATCGTTGACAAATTCATGTACAAGAATATCGATCCTGTGGTTATACCCGGCCAGTATGCTAGCCACATGCACACATTTTTCGGTTCTGATGCTGTGACATTGAACACAACCACCTCCAAAGAGTTGCAAGCGGGCTGTGCCACAGCGGTCAACCCCAACGACTACTCGTCTTACTGTAAGTCAAGCTCTGTCAAAGAGATAATTCCTATCAAGATAGGAAAGTCTGCTTGTTAATCCGAAATTAGGGGttcctacccttttttacaaAAACGAAACCGCCACTGCCCCAGTTCCCATCAGTCGATTCAGTGCATACTACGTTGCAATCGAAAAGGCAGAAGTCGCCATTCCACAAGACTACAAGGCTGTCGTCGGCAACGCCTCCGCAAAGTCCGAAGCTGATACCGAGCCTCTAGCGGGCATCCAATGGTTCTGCGAGGGTGGCCCCAGCGCAGGGAAGGACGTCAATGGTTTTCCGTCCAAGACCTGCAACACCCATCTGCAGACGATCCTCCTGTTCCACGACTGTGTCAACCAAGAGACACTCGAATCCACATACTCTGGAACCCAACACTGGACCGCCACCAGCAAGCCTGCCAACCGCTGCCCTCTTGATATGAAGAGGATGCCCCAACTGCGCTTCAGCATCCGCTATGATCTTCGCGAGGCTTTGCCTGACGGCTGGGAGGGAACCGCCCCTCTGGAACTGGCTTGCGGCCCCGCCTATTGCACCCACGGCGACTTTATCAATGGATGGCTTCCTGAAGCTGCCGAGAACATGTTACTTGCAAATTCAAAGAGGGATTTTGCCGGTGTAGATGGTCCTGCAGGCAAATACAGTGCTGGATCTGTCTGCGGTGCTCAGAACGCCACGGACGCTGATCCGGAGAACGGCACTTCCGACTATCTGATCAGCAAGCAGATTCTCCAGAGGCTTATAGACCAGAAGGCTTGATCAAGTGGATTTTGTTGTATTTGTTTGGCTTGGTCAAGTTTTATTGTGTACGCTTGATAGCCGACTTTTCCTCATCAAACCTACGATCGTCCAAGACGACGAGAGGGAAGGTGGTTTTTGCCTCTAAATCTGCGAAGACCCCTTACATCTAACCAAAGTCGTCTTATAGACTATTAGATTGATTCCTGGGCCTCGTAAACTGATAGTGGCCTTAGTTGTGTATCCTTTTTCACTGCTCTTGTATTACTACTACAACATTACtgtcacgtaacagggatagtaatcgcacctcacaaagtgcccgtcacgtgctgaatcacgtgtctatctcagatatcgtgtatatagaccttttccttttgtctatttccactttgatagttaagccacttttaccacactccgtatgcccattgctgcgtgccataactcgtgacaattacttaccttacttaaatCAATAATAATTGGGCCCATCCCCATTCCATGCCCGAACACAGCTTTTGCGAAGATGCTGCATAATGTATCACCTATGCAAACCTATGATTGAACTCAAAACGCAGATCCTTATGCGAACTGTAGCGGTCAAGTGTCTTGGAATTGGAAGGCCGGATTTGACTTGGTTGCGTTGAGTGAAGGGGTGGTCTTATATTCACTGTGTTTGTTGTGTACAGCCATTCAGTACATAGTTTGTAGATCATTTATCTGGTACAGTATGGCTCACCAAGCTTTACAGAGTTAGGCACCCGATAGACCACGACCTACGTCCTAGGGTGCTGTACCTATGCGGTGGCTTCACCACAATCAACCGAAAAATGCGTAAACGAACCTTGTCATCGGAAGGAAAAGGCACGATTTCATTCCGAGAGTCTCTACCTCAAGTGTTTATGCAAGTTTGCCCTACACGGTTTAGTGAGGACAGTACTTGATTTCTGGGAGAATCATAAATTACATGGAATAGTTTGTCTACCTCAATCGGCCGAGTCGCTTCACTTGAGACCCTACGGGTGTCACCACTCATTCGGAAACTCTCACCTTAAGCCCGATAAACTGAGCCTATTCGAGGTCAAGTGTCTAGATTGAGTAATAATTACCCGGGAAGAGAGACAGCGGTCAACGGTGGAGAGCGGCGGAGAACGGTCGCCAGGGTCGATCCCTCCAAGCAAGGGCTGCTGAGCTGCTAAACCCTGCTGCGCATTAGTtgtcttttcctttcttgtcttttttttttctatcTCTAAATGAGCAAACCCACACTTGATCAGAGTTGCCTTCAATTATTCTCATGTCTATGGGAATCTTCGCCTTGTGAAATATTCAAAGGATTGTTTCTCAAAAAGGTGAGCATAAGTTGAGCAGGGGGCCATGGGGTCGGGCCCTGATCAGATGCGCTGTTGGTCTATGGTATCGGGTATCGTCCTTGTTTTAGCTAGGTACGTCGTTACGACAGCACTGATGAGCGAGGTATTAGCCATCTTCGGCCTTAGTGCTAGATTGGCGACGTACTAAAGTGCTCAACTGTTAATCCAAAGCAGAGAAAGATATTTCCCAGTAACCAGATGGGGCCAAAAGGGCGCAACACGTGCATGTGGATCCAAGTATTTTCTTGCTAGCATAGAACTCGAAAATGGATTTTGAGTCAAACATATCTTCTTTCATTAACAGTGCCTCAACTTTGTCTACTCACCACCACTGCAATAGAGGAGACTGGCCTTCTTCAACGGCTCCGTTAACAAAAGCCCAGCCAATTCGAGGCAAAGAAGTGGTGCATTGAATATTCGCCTTTACGTGCAATTGACAGGACCTGCACGGAAGATGTCGCAAACGGCTGTAAAAACATCGTCCATACAGTTGAGAAACATTCACGGCCCTATAGCATCTTCACCATCTACAGACTTTCACGACGACGGAGAGAGATCAAGGTCAAGAGAGAGATCCTTCTATGTTGAACGTGATGCCGCAAGTCTCAACGAATTGACCTTTCCTGAGGGCGGCTGGCAGGCGTGGCTGGTGGTCTTTGGATCATTTTGTGCAATGCTTTCGGTTTTCGGCCTCATCAACTCGGCTGCCGTCTTTGAGTCATACTTCTCTGAAAACCAACTCGCTGATCATTCTTCATCCGAAATTGGATGGATATTCAGCCTGTACCTTTTTATTGTCTTCTTTATTGGCATTCAAGTTGGTCCCCTATTTGACCAGTATGGTCCCCGCGGCCTCGTTGTCGCTGGTGGCCTTTGCATGTCTGCAAGCCTTCTCTTATTGAGCTTATGCAAAGGTTTGCCCCTTCTCACGGCTAAACTCGTCATTTTTCCTAACGGGTGTCACACAGAGTACTATCAAATCCTTCTGGCGTACTCGATTCTAGGTGGCTTGGGTGGTGCTCTGCTAAACTCACCCTCTTATGGTGCTATTGCTCACTTCTTTGACTCGCGCCGAGGCTTTGCCACGGGCATAGCAGCCACAGCTGGTTCTATAGGTGGAATAGTGTATCCCATCTTGCTTCAGAACCTGTTTCCGACTCTGGGGTTTGGTCCGACAGCACGGATTCTTGGCTTCATTCTCCTAGGACTCACAGTACCCGCAACTCTCTTTATTCGTTCTCGGCTGCCAAAGAAGGAAGGACCCGGATCCATCTGGCCTGACTTCACCGTCTTCAAAAATCTCAAGTTTACCCTATCGGCAGTCGGGATCTTCTTCATGGAATGGGGTCTCTTCGTTCCCATAACCTACATTATCTCCTATGCCGCGACTCTGCCCGGCAGCAACGTTCATTCGTATACAATTCTCTCCATCCTCAACGCAACATCAGCAGTGGGGAGGTTTTTGCCGGGCTTAGCTGCAGACAAGTACGGAAGATTCAACGTCATTCTCATCACCATCGCCCTGTGCTTCATCACAGTTCTCGGTCTTTGGCTGCCCTCGGGCAACTCTCAACCAATGCTCTTAGCTTTTGTGGCTATATTCGGTTTCGCAAGCGGAAGTAACCTGGGCCTGGTCCCGGTCTGTCTAGGCCAATTATGTGACGCGAGGGAATATGGGCGGTATTTGTCTACGGCGATGATGATGGCCAGCTTCGGCACTCTGAGCAGTTTGCCAATTGCTGGTGCCATCCTCGAGGCAAAGGAAGGAGGTCAGAATTGGAAGGGCCTGATCTTGTTTTCCGGTGTCTCTTACTTTCTTGCTTTCATTTGCTACGCCGCGGTCAGGGTGTTTGCCGTGGGGTGGAAAACCTCAGCAAGGTTTTAAGAGAGCAGTCAATATTAATAGCAATATCCTTatcgtaatagctttaactatctATAGCCTTACCGCACGTTACgtaaccttagttatataattactaaagcctattttacttatactttttatattaaaacgagctttatacttattttttatttttaataaataaccgttctctttatatatattaatactcctataataactttataataattataaacttagttttaatttagacccctatatttttattaaaaagttacctTTTAGGGATTacggtttattatatctttttttataatattatttaactctTATTACGTCCgttaatcttatttttaaataaactaatattttttaaaaaaactactaatattcttaaataaaagcttaattattaataaaattaacctaagtaatacctcgttttataaattaaagcctagttaaaaaacgtttaggacttattaaacctaaacgaccttatttttttattaaatttattactttttattaagtttattcttttaattaaggagtatattaaaatataaaatactatttaaaattaaatatttaaaacggccttaactaaatactaataaaaactcgaggagtttatttaataatagattaaataattaaaaagtaagacTATAGTCgaaccttttattaaaaacgcttaaattaagtaactagttacttaaattaaataactaattattttaataaaactaaagaccgtaataataaattaagtacgttttattaaaaaatacgcctcttttatttagtaaaccgtatttaaaataatttcttacttataaaaaaaaagatcgtataaattaataaattactaaatttctcctataattacttaaaaaatcttaaaaaacgtaaaaaaagagcttattaattctttaaactattccctttatattataatctaggttcttaagtaaaagtacggactaaataactttaatttatttataattataaaaaaagaatttaatataattataaataaagcgaactttagtattagcttattaacttagattaaaaacttttttttagcttattattaagtaatatagcttaagctatttaaaatctaGGGGACCCTcgttttaaaaacctttttttatataactatacgttattttactttaaactaatctaattaaaagcttattaaaattattaaattagaataaaaaaaggaagcgatccctaatataaagtattatactaagatttttaataactttttatataaagaggcagtatataataagaattataaacgaacccctataatatttataatattaataagttacttagattcccttaagtaaaataaagcgactcttaacttatttattaactactcttataaagggatttattattaaaaactaatagactatataaaaatagagcttattttaataagtaaaacgaagttaaaatatatttaactaagtagcaacgatatttaaaaaataatttcttatttaaactaaaaaaagtatactaacttttatactaaccttacttaaaaaagttaaatttatataaaaccctcttttaaatagagtaataataactaaggttattttaaaaaaataactaaaactagtaagctaagtaataaaaagaactctaAGGGAACTtactctttaaatattataactataattattaacgttagtcTACTTtctaagctaagtataaaaaaaaaatagtaattttactattttctCTATTCCCTTTATTGATTtatacctcctttttaaaaatataattataaataactataatactatatactttattaataactaatcgcttttaaaatcggattttatttaataaaataataacttagagaatatagattttaaaacggctttttatcttattattactaagagaatgaggattatatataatatttttataaaactaaaagggcttaaaataaagtactttactctttataatatcggttttattaagaacttttatataaacgttatattaaaaatactcttctaaaaaactaatatttagtacttaggtTTTAATTACACCCTTTAGTTTAGAAACAAATCTaaaaacgttattattaaatagcttaagaaaaaggttaatttagtttttttaaaatataagccctatttatcttattttttatttaaaaattagtctttacttattaatataattttaatatatagcgcttagtacttacgttctttatattaattaaagaatAACTAATcggatatagcctagctttaATACTTTAGATCTAAATATctcgtactaataatacttaaaaagctcgtcctagctatttaagaaataaaaataaaaaaactaagctatttaaaatactaatattatataactatttatataaaataagttattttataacgtattttaaaacgaAGAATAAcctaaccttattataaaatcttataggacctctttaactacttattaatttataaacgaagtaagtagctaatattaattaaaaacgagtatttaagtaagatttttatttttttataaattacgaagacttataatatagtatttagggttttatatttttttaaataataagtacgtatataaaagggcgtagccgtttataaaatttaataaaatatagaacgtataataatcgtaattaataacgaaacttatttttaaatataagtataggagCTAAAAGTagacttaaaaactatttttttatatataaaaaaactaaatagaGGAGGggaataagtaagctaagaaattattaataaaacgattaatataatattaataactagcttattaaacgaACTCTAAGTAGaagctatattagttatagcttatttatataatattaaccctaagtaatatactaactagctattattaatttaaattaaaaaagtatagttcgcttattattt encodes:
- a CDS encoding riboflavin transporter MCH5 — its product is MSQTAVKTSSIQLRNIHGPIASSPSTDFHDDGERSRSRERSFYVERDAASLNELTFPEGGWQAWLVVFGSFCAMLSVFGLINSAAVFESYFSENQLADHSSSEIGWIFSLYLFIVFFIGIQVGPLFDQYGPRGLVVAGGLCMSASLLLLSLCKGLPLLTAKLVIFPNGCHTEYYQILLAYSILGGLGGALLNSPSYGAIAHFFDSRRGFATGIAATAGSIGGIVYPILLQNLFPTLGFGPTARILGFILLGLTVPATLFIRSRLPKKEGPGSIWPDFTVFKNLKFTLSAVGIFFMEWGLFVPITYIISYAATLPGSNVHSYTILSILNATSAVGRFLPGLAADKYGRFNVILITIALCFITVLGLWLPSGNSQPMLLAFVAIFGFASGSNLGLVPVCLGQLCDAREYGRYLSTAMMMASFGTLSSLPIAGAILEAKEGGQNWKGLILFSGVSYFLAFICYAAVRVFAVGWKTSARF
- a CDS encoding oxidoreductase, translated to MRRLLALISTLVASASPLAVTRGVHERNMNLTLKWDILPVNSQQQFRGLSPVSDQIAWVSGTGGTVLRTTDGGASWQSVGPELSTEDADLQFRDVQAFSAEKAIILSIGEGADSRIYITKNGGESWTQSFANEEASAFFNCVEFEDDERGIAVSDPVDGKFRLIETLDGGNTWTIVDPSGMPSALEGEFGFAASGTCISTAAGRWYLASGGIDPGRVFQSANGYEWDVSSSAIAGGASAGVFSVRFRDAQNGIATGGDFNVDNGSLHTSAWSEDGGETWTASEVFPGGYRSGSSWAPGLCGVAVAVGPSGSDITLDAGKTWVTFDTGSFDAVECVYGRVCWASGSAGRVGKLSLR